A single region of the Pseudomonas sp. GGS8 genome encodes:
- the ampD gene encoding 1,6-anhydro-N-acetylmuramyl-L-alanine amidase AmpD, whose translation MQLDPASGWCQGVRICPSPNFNARPEGEISLLVIHNISLPPAQFLTGKVQEFFQNRLDVTEHPYFAGIADLRVSAHFLIERDGTVTQFVSCLERAWHAGVSCFEGRETCNDFSVGIELEGTDDLPFTDAQYETLTALTQQLQSAFTGITAQRICGHSDIAPGRKTDPGPAFDWARYRAALAKAAQEEEEQQ comes from the coding sequence ATGCAGTTGGACCCCGCGAGCGGTTGGTGTCAGGGTGTGCGCATATGCCCCTCGCCCAACTTCAATGCGCGCCCCGAGGGCGAGATCTCCCTGCTGGTGATCCACAATATCAGTCTGCCGCCCGCGCAGTTTCTGACCGGCAAGGTGCAGGAGTTTTTCCAGAATCGACTGGATGTCACGGAACATCCCTATTTTGCAGGGATCGCCGACCTGCGGGTGTCTGCGCACTTTCTGATTGAACGTGACGGCACGGTTACTCAGTTTGTCTCTTGTCTTGAGCGCGCCTGGCACGCTGGCGTCTCGTGTTTCGAGGGACGGGAAACCTGTAACGATTTTTCCGTGGGCATCGAGCTTGAAGGCACGGATGATCTACCGTTCACCGATGCGCAATATGAGACGTTGACGGCCCTTACCCAACAGCTGCAAAGCGCCTTCACGGGCATCACCGCACAACGCATTTGCGGGCATAGCGACATTGCACCCGGGCGCAAGACTGATCCGGGACCGGCGTTCGACTGGGCACGCTATCGTGCGGCCCTGGCAAAAGCCGCTCAGGAAGAAGAGGAGCAACAATGA
- the ampE gene encoding regulatory signaling modulator protein AmpE: protein MSFLVLLLAVWIEKFSALRHRVQRDAGWVRELNKLESSPRMTHRPWLILVVLVLLPVALLGLLLVVLDPVAYGLLALPVHLLVVIYSLGRGDLLAGLGPFRDAWRREDLQAAAHVAKRDLDICADNGEQLLERVQGYLLWEAYQSFFAVIFWYFLLGPVAALSYRLLALAEEHGQNPAVVERAAQLRHAFDWVPVRLLAASFALVGNFVAVSRVMLHELLNWNISAAQLIEKVGLVAGEIPAPVVGPDGINSLDRIWELLLRAAVLWYAGFALWTVLH from the coding sequence ATGAGTTTTCTAGTGCTGCTGTTAGCGGTCTGGATCGAAAAGTTCTCGGCCCTGCGCCATCGGGTTCAACGTGATGCTGGTTGGGTGCGCGAGCTGAACAAGCTTGAATCGAGCCCACGCATGACTCACCGTCCGTGGCTGATACTGGTGGTGCTGGTGTTGCTGCCGGTGGCGCTGCTGGGGTTGCTGTTGGTGGTGCTGGACCCGGTGGCCTATGGCTTGCTGGCGTTGCCTGTGCACTTGTTGGTGGTGATTTACAGTCTGGGGCGTGGCGATCTGCTGGCCGGCCTCGGACCGTTTCGCGATGCCTGGCGCCGGGAAGACCTGCAGGCCGCCGCCCATGTCGCCAAACGTGACCTGGATATCTGCGCTGACAACGGCGAGCAGTTGCTGGAACGGGTGCAAGGGTATCTGCTGTGGGAGGCCTATCAGAGCTTTTTCGCGGTGATCTTCTGGTACTTCCTGCTGGGCCCGGTTGCGGCCCTGAGCTATCGACTGCTGGCGCTGGCCGAAGAGCATGGTCAGAACCCGGCCGTGGTCGAGCGTGCCGCGCAGCTGCGTCATGCGTTCGATTGGGTGCCGGTGCGACTGCTGGCGGCGAGCTTTGCGCTGGTCGGCAACTTTGTCGCGGTCAGCCGGGTGATGCTGCACGAACTGCTGAACTGGAATATCAGCGCTGCCCAGTTGATCGAGAAGGTCGGGCTGGTGGCCGGTGAAATTCCGGCACCGGTGGTTGGCCCGGACGGCATCAACAGCCTGGACCGGATCTGGGAACTGCTGCTGCGCGCGGCGGTGCTTTGGTATGCCGGGTTTGCGTTGTGGACAGTTTTGCACTAA
- the cra gene encoding catabolite repressor/activator → MKLSDIAQLAGVSVTTASYVINGKAEQQRISSATVERVRAVVEQHGFTPNPQAAGLRSRHTRTLGFILPDLENPSYARIAKLLEQGARARGYQLLIASSDDAPDSERQLLQLFRARRCDALIVASCLPAGDDSYHQLQAKGIPIIAIDRVMEPEHFCSVISDDREASLHLTRSLLDPLPKQIALLGARPELSISQERATGFKEALNGFKGEALIEHGESFSRECGKQLMEELIQRLGHLPDALVTTSYVLLQGVFDALHDFPLKTRPLRLGTFGDTQLLDFLPLPVNAMSQQHQLIADKALELAVAAIEQADYQPGVLAIARTFKQRIRQD, encoded by the coding sequence TTGAAACTCAGTGATATTGCACAATTGGCCGGCGTCTCCGTGACCACCGCCAGTTACGTCATCAATGGCAAGGCCGAACAGCAACGCATCAGCAGCGCCACCGTTGAGCGCGTGCGGGCAGTGGTCGAACAACATGGCTTCACGCCCAACCCGCAAGCTGCCGGACTGCGCAGTCGGCACACCCGCACCTTGGGCTTCATTCTGCCGGACCTGGAAAACCCCAGTTACGCGCGAATCGCCAAACTGCTGGAACAAGGCGCCCGGGCGCGCGGCTATCAGCTGCTGATCGCCAGCTCCGACGATGCGCCGGACAGCGAACGGCAATTGCTGCAACTGTTCCGCGCCCGCCGCTGCGATGCGCTGATCGTCGCCAGTTGCCTGCCGGCCGGCGACGACAGCTATCACCAGTTGCAGGCCAAAGGCATTCCGATCATCGCCATCGACCGGGTGATGGAACCTGAGCACTTCTGCTCGGTGATCAGCGACGATCGTGAAGCCAGCCTGCACCTGACCCGCAGCCTGTTGGACCCGCTGCCAAAACAAATCGCGCTGCTCGGCGCCCGCCCTGAATTGAGTATCAGCCAAGAGCGGGCGACGGGCTTCAAAGAAGCGCTGAACGGCTTCAAAGGCGAGGCGCTGATCGAACACGGCGAGTCGTTCAGTCGTGAATGCGGCAAACAATTGATGGAAGAATTAATTCAACGCCTGGGCCATTTGCCGGATGCGCTGGTGACCACGTCCTACGTGCTGCTTCAGGGCGTATTCGATGCCTTGCACGACTTCCCGCTGAAAACCCGCCCGCTGCGCCTGGGCACCTTCGGTGATACGCAGTTGCTGGACTTCCTGCCGCTGCCGGTCAACGCTATGTCTCAGCAACATCAACTGATCGCCGACAAAGCCCTGGAACTGGCAGTGGCCGCCATCGAGCAGGCCGATTACCAACCGGGCGTGCTGGCCATCGCGCGGACGTTCAAGCAGCGTATTCGTCAGGATTGA
- a CDS encoding methyl-accepting chemotaxis protein: MKSLLYPAVALMNRLSFGMKFSLISVLFLVPMLVTNFYLVRDSYREFQGTQVELQSLDLLGSGLSLRRDLETLNNLVQINVTLGQSGKADHVESTISALEQSVLSRLQGLVAMTTDPEQITFFDGKRDEMIAAFKAQQAENSLQSKSALIGKLLGNAQIFSQIIASQAGLSRDSQSDMRQLSELITNVTPAVTQILGEGRAMGAYSLGQGFLNSASSTRFDELLAQIEKLQAEYGLKLKDALGSSKAAYETLAAQAESSKASLKKASELFEEQVVMADTLDAPWQAFFDQVTGLMDQTYQLNEATLKFLGTQLQQRLEQHRTHMVLQAVALALVFVLIFYLYGGFYASTRTTLKRLGAVMDTVAAGDMTVTFSANSRDELGELGEVFTGTVKKIHDLIERVGQTVSEVERQAGQVESVSAQSNLAVAGQRTQIEQVATAMNQMSATSQEVARSAAAAVSSAHSVNDETISGRGLVESQQGSIAALASEIDQSVRVINQLASDSQSISRVLEVIKSIAEQTNLLALNAAIEAARAGEQGRGFAVVADEVRTLAKRTQQSTEEIEQMIAKLHSGVGAAVKAMGTSHQMASGTVGQSEKVQQALENIVGAVGMIVDQNQQIAAAVEQQTAVAHDIDQNIVEINRAGERTAEGAHQTETASRALSAQVVELKQLISAFRV; encoded by the coding sequence GTGAAGAGCTTGCTCTATCCCGCCGTCGCGCTGATGAACCGCCTGAGCTTCGGCATGAAGTTCAGCCTGATCAGCGTGCTGTTCCTCGTGCCGATGCTGGTGACCAATTTCTATCTGGTGCGTGATTCCTATCGCGAATTCCAGGGCACCCAGGTCGAGTTGCAGAGCCTCGACCTGTTGGGCAGCGGCCTGAGCCTGCGTCGGGACCTGGAGACCCTGAACAACCTGGTACAGATCAACGTCACCCTGGGCCAGTCCGGCAAGGCCGATCATGTCGAATCGACGATCAGTGCCCTGGAGCAAAGCGTTCTTAGCCGTTTGCAAGGGCTGGTGGCGATGACCACTGACCCGGAGCAAATCACGTTTTTCGATGGCAAACGCGATGAAATGATCGCCGCGTTCAAGGCCCAGCAAGCGGAAAACTCCCTGCAGAGTAAAAGTGCGCTGATCGGCAAGTTGCTCGGCAACGCGCAGATTTTCAGCCAGATCATTGCCAGTCAGGCCGGCCTGAGCCGCGACAGCCAGAGCGACATGCGTCAGCTGAGCGAACTCATTACCAACGTCACGCCGGCCGTTACCCAGATACTCGGCGAAGGCCGGGCGATGGGGGCTTACTCGCTGGGGCAGGGCTTTCTCAATTCGGCCTCGAGCACCCGATTCGATGAGTTGCTGGCGCAGATCGAAAAACTTCAGGCCGAATACGGCCTGAAGTTGAAGGATGCACTGGGCTCCAGTAAAGCCGCGTACGAAACCCTGGCTGCACAGGCAGAAAGCAGCAAGGCCTCCCTGAAAAAGGCCAGTGAACTGTTCGAAGAACAGGTGGTGATGGCCGACACCCTTGATGCGCCGTGGCAGGCCTTTTTCGATCAAGTCACGGGCCTGATGGACCAGACCTATCAACTCAACGAAGCCACCCTGAAGTTTCTCGGCACCCAGTTGCAGCAGCGGCTCGAGCAGCACCGTACCCACATGGTGTTGCAGGCGGTGGCGCTGGCGCTGGTGTTTGTGTTGATTTTTTACCTCTATGGCGGGTTCTACGCCTCGACCCGCACCACCCTCAAGCGTCTTGGCGCGGTGATGGATACGGTGGCGGCCGGTGACATGACTGTGACTTTTAGCGCCAACAGCCGCGATGAACTGGGCGAGTTGGGCGAGGTGTTCACCGGCACCGTGAAGAAAATCCATGACCTGATCGAGCGAGTGGGCCAGACCGTCAGCGAGGTCGAGCGCCAGGCCGGGCAGGTCGAAAGCGTGTCCGCCCAGAGCAACCTGGCGGTGGCGGGGCAGCGTACGCAGATCGAACAGGTCGCCACGGCGATGAACCAGATGTCGGCCACTTCTCAGGAGGTGGCGCGCAGTGCCGCTGCGGCCGTCAGCAGCGCCCACAGCGTCAATGACGAGACCATCAGCGGGCGCGGATTGGTGGAGTCCCAGCAAGGCAGCATCGCTGCACTGGCCAGCGAGATCGATCAGTCGGTGCGGGTGATCAATCAGCTGGCCAGCGACAGTCAGTCCATCAGCCGTGTGCTGGAAGTGATCAAAAGCATTGCCGAACAGACCAATCTGCTGGCCCTCAACGCCGCCATCGAAGCCGCGCGCGCGGGCGAGCAGGGCCGTGGTTTTGCGGTGGTGGCGGATGAGGTCCGGACCCTGGCCAAACGCACCCAGCAATCGACCGAAGAAATCGAGCAGATGATCGCCAAGCTGCACAGCGGTGTCGGTGCGGCGGTCAAGGCGATGGGCACTAGCCATCAGATGGCTAGTGGCACGGTCGGGCAGTCGGAAAAGGTCCAGCAGGCGCTGGAAAACATCGTCGGCGCCGTCGGCATGATCGTCGACCAGAACCAGCAGATTGCCGCTGCGGTAGAGCAGCAGACCGCCGTGGCTCACGATATCGACCAGAACATCGTCGAGATCAACCGCGCCGGCGAGCGTACCGCCGAAGGCGCGCACCAGACCGAGACGGCGAGCCGGGCGTTATCGGCGCAGGTGGTGGAGCTCAAGCAATTGATCAGCGCGTTCCGGGTTTGA
- the pfkB gene encoding 1-phosphofructokinase produces MAKILTLTLNPALDLTVQLPVLVPGQVNRSDEMHTHAAGKGVNVAQVLADLGHQLTVSGFLGEDNLQAFEALFAKRGFTDAFIRVPGETRSNIKLAESDGRITDINGPGPRVSEAAQQALLDRLDQIAPGHDAVVVAGSLPRGVSAQWLRELILRLKKRGLNVALDTSGEALRAGLSAGPWLIKPNTEELAEALDCEVVSVGAQAEAASRLHAQGIEHVVISHGADGVNWFSVGSAMHATPPKVSVVSTVGAGDSLLAGMLHGLLSADTPEQTLRTATAIAAMAVTQIGFGIGDAAQLAQLEQGVRVRLLTEQ; encoded by the coding sequence ATGGCCAAGATCTTAACCCTGACCCTTAATCCGGCACTGGACCTCACCGTTCAATTGCCGGTACTTGTTCCCGGTCAGGTCAATCGTAGCGACGAAATGCACACCCACGCCGCCGGCAAAGGGGTGAATGTGGCGCAGGTATTGGCCGACCTCGGGCATCAGTTGACTGTCAGCGGATTTCTCGGGGAAGACAACCTTCAGGCGTTCGAAGCCCTGTTCGCCAAGCGCGGCTTTACCGACGCGTTTATCCGCGTCCCCGGCGAGACTCGCAGCAACATCAAACTGGCGGAAAGCGATGGGCGCATCACCGACATCAACGGCCCGGGGCCGCGGGTCAGTGAAGCGGCGCAGCAGGCTTTGCTCGATCGGCTCGATCAGATTGCCCCAGGGCATGACGCCGTCGTGGTGGCCGGCAGTTTGCCCCGTGGCGTGAGTGCCCAATGGTTGCGGGAGTTGATCCTGCGCTTGAAAAAACGTGGCTTGAACGTTGCGCTCGACACCAGCGGTGAAGCCTTGCGTGCTGGCCTGTCGGCCGGCCCGTGGCTGATCAAACCCAACACCGAAGAGCTGGCTGAGGCACTGGATTGCGAAGTGGTTTCCGTGGGCGCCCAAGCCGAGGCAGCGAGCCGTTTGCATGCTCAAGGTATCGAGCACGTGGTGATTTCCCACGGTGCGGACGGGGTGAACTGGTTCAGCGTCGGCTCGGCCATGCACGCCACGCCGCCCAAGGTCAGCGTGGTCAGCACCGTCGGTGCGGGGGATTCGTTGCTGGCGGGCATGCTGCACGGCTTGCTCAGTGCCGATACGCCTGAACAGACCTTGCGCACCGCCACTGCGATTGCCGCCATGGCCGTGACTCAGATCGGGTTTGGCATCGGCGACGCCGCGCAACTGGCGCAGCTCGAACAGGGCGTGCGCGTGCGCCTCCTGACAGAACAATAA
- a CDS encoding TatD family hydrolase, whose product MELIDTHTHLDFPDFDEDRQALLAESRALGVRRMVVLGVYQANWQRVWELVQRDPDLHAAFGLHPVYLDDHRPEDLTELGDWLTRLAGHRQLCAVGEIGLDYFIETLDRERQQTLFDAQLQLAADFNLPALIHVRRSHAAVIATLKQFRLKRAGIIHAFAGSQEEAREYIKLGFKLGLGGAATWPQALRMHRVIAGLPLESVVLETDSPDMAPAMFPGQRNSPAHLPAICEALAALMAISPEQLAAASTANACELFNW is encoded by the coding sequence GTGGAACTGATCGACACCCACACTCATCTGGATTTTCCGGACTTCGACGAAGATCGTCAGGCATTACTGGCCGAGAGCCGTGCGCTCGGCGTGCGGCGGATGGTGGTGCTGGGGGTGTATCAGGCCAATTGGCAGCGAGTCTGGGAGCTGGTGCAACGTGATCCCGATCTGCATGCGGCGTTCGGTTTGCACCCGGTGTATCTGGATGACCATCGCCCTGAAGATTTGACCGAACTCGGTGACTGGCTGACGCGATTAGCGGGCCATCGGCAGCTATGCGCGGTGGGCGAGATTGGTCTGGATTACTTCATCGAAACCCTCGATCGTGAACGTCAGCAAACGCTGTTCGATGCCCAACTGCAACTGGCGGCGGACTTCAACCTTCCAGCGTTGATTCATGTGCGACGCAGCCACGCGGCGGTGATTGCCACGCTCAAACAGTTTCGCTTGAAACGGGCGGGGATCATTCATGCCTTCGCCGGCAGCCAGGAAGAGGCTCGCGAATACATCAAGCTCGGTTTCAAACTCGGCCTCGGCGGCGCCGCGACCTGGCCGCAAGCCTTGCGCATGCACCGGGTGATTGCCGGTTTGCCCCTTGAGTCGGTGGTACTGGAAACCGACTCACCAGACATGGCTCCCGCCATGTTCCCCGGCCAACGCAACAGCCCGGCTCATCTGCCGGCGATCTGCGAGGCACTGGCTGCCCTCATGGCGATCAGCCCCGAACAACTGGCTGCCGCCAGCACCGCCAATGCGTGTGAGCTGTTCAACTGGTAA
- a CDS encoding PTS fructose-like transporter subunit IIB translates to MKLAIVTACPNGMVTSVLCARLLDAAAQRQGWSTSVEVVDAAHPERQLSAATLEAAEWVLLVTSAPVDMSRFVGKRVFQSTPAQALQDVEAVLCRGVEEAEVYVAAAAVTEPASVVKSAPRLVAVTACPTGVAHTFMAAEALQQAAKRLGYDLQVETQGSVGARNPLSAEAIADADVVLLAADIDVATERFAGKKIYRCGTGIALKQAEATLNKALAEGKQESAATGAKGPAKQEKTGIYKHLLTGVSYMLPMVVAGGLMIALSFVFGITAFKEQGTLAAALMQIGGESAFKLMVPLLAGYIAYSIADRPGLAPGMIGGLLASTLGAGFIGGIIAGFIAGYAAQAINRYARLPQSLEALKPILIIPLLASLFTGLVMIYVVGKPVAGMLAGLTHFLDSMGTTNAILLGVLLGGMMCVDLGGPINKAAYAFSVGLLASQSYAPMAATMAAGMVPPIGLGIATFIARRKFAQTEREAGKAALVLGLCFISEGAIPFAAKDPLRVIPASIAGGALTGALSMYFGCKLMAPHGGLFVMLIPNAINHALLYLLAIVAGSLLTAVAYALLKRPETVELALEPANA, encoded by the coding sequence ATGAAATTAGCCATTGTTACGGCCTGCCCGAACGGCATGGTCACCAGTGTGCTGTGCGCTCGTCTGCTCGATGCAGCGGCCCAGCGTCAGGGCTGGAGCACCAGCGTCGAAGTGGTTGACGCAGCCCATCCGGAACGCCAACTGTCGGCGGCGACCCTCGAGGCTGCCGAGTGGGTGTTGCTGGTCACCAGCGCGCCGGTGGATATGTCGCGCTTTGTCGGTAAACGTGTGTTCCAGAGCACCCCGGCCCAAGCCCTGCAAGATGTCGAAGCGGTGCTGTGTCGCGGGGTAGAAGAGGCTGAAGTTTACGTTGCAGCCGCCGCCGTCACCGAGCCTGCATCCGTGGTTAAGAGTGCGCCACGGCTGGTGGCTGTCACCGCGTGCCCGACCGGTGTCGCCCACACCTTCATGGCCGCCGAAGCCTTGCAGCAAGCGGCCAAGCGTCTGGGTTACGACCTGCAAGTGGAAACCCAAGGCTCGGTTGGCGCGCGCAATCCGCTGAGCGCAGAGGCGATTGCCGATGCCGACGTGGTGCTGCTGGCGGCCGATATCGACGTTGCCACCGAGCGTTTCGCCGGCAAGAAAATCTATCGCTGCGGCACTGGCATCGCCCTGAAACAGGCTGAAGCGACGCTGAACAAAGCCCTGGCCGAAGGCAAGCAGGAAAGCGCCGCGACCGGCGCCAAAGGCCCGGCCAAGCAAGAGAAGACCGGCATCTACAAGCACCTGCTGACCGGTGTGTCGTACATGTTGCCGATGGTGGTGGCGGGTGGTCTGATGATCGCCTTGTCCTTCGTGTTCGGCATCACCGCGTTCAAGGAGCAAGGCACGCTCGCGGCGGCGCTGATGCAGATCGGCGGCGAGAGCGCATTCAAACTGATGGTGCCGCTGCTGGCGGGTTACATCGCCTACTCGATCGCTGACCGCCCGGGCCTGGCGCCGGGGATGATCGGTGGTTTGCTGGCGAGCACCCTGGGCGCCGGTTTCATCGGCGGGATCATTGCCGGTTTCATTGCCGGCTATGCGGCCCAGGCGATCAATCGCTATGCGCGCTTGCCGCAAAGTCTTGAGGCGCTGAAACCGATTCTGATCATTCCGTTGCTGGCGAGCCTGTTTACCGGTCTGGTGATGATCTACGTGGTCGGCAAACCGGTGGCCGGGATGCTCGCCGGGCTCACCCACTTCCTCGACAGCATGGGCACCACCAACGCCATTCTGCTCGGTGTGCTGCTGGGCGGGATGATGTGCGTCGACCTCGGCGGGCCGATCAACAAGGCGGCTTACGCGTTTTCGGTGGGGCTGCTGGCATCGCAGAGTTATGCACCGATGGCCGCGACCATGGCCGCCGGCATGGTGCCGCCGATCGGGCTGGGCATCGCCACGTTCATCGCCCGGCGCAAGTTCGCCCAGACGGAACGCGAGGCCGGTAAAGCGGCGCTGGTGCTGGGGCTGTGCTTTATCTCCGAAGGGGCGATTCCATTCGCGGCCAAAGACCCGTTGCGGGTGATACCGGCGAGCATCGCCGGCGGTGCACTGACCGGTGCGTTGTCGATGTATTTCGGCTGCAAACTGATGGCGCCGCACGGTGGATTGTTCGTGATGCTGATTCCGAATGCGATCAACCATGCGCTGTTGTATCTACTGGCGATTGTCGCCGGGAGTCTGCTGACGGCGGTGGCGTATGCGCTGCTCAAGCGGCCGGAAACAGTGGAACTGGCGCTGGAACCGGCCAACGCTTAA
- the ptsP gene encoding phosphoenolpyruvate--protein phosphotransferase, translated as MLELTIEQISMGQSAVDKATALQLLADRLMTDGLVADGYLAGLQAREAQGSTFLGQGIAIPHGTPETRDQVFATGVRLMQFPDGVDWGDGQIVYLAIGIAAKSDEHLRLLQLLTRALGETDLGQALRRASSAEALLKLLQGAPQELALDAQMIGLGVSADDFEELVWRGARLLRQADCVSNGFAGVLQQVEALPLGDGLWWLHSEQTVKRPGLAFVTPDKPIRYLGQPLSGLFCLASLGEAHQALLERLCALLIEGRGHELGRATSSRAVLEVLGGEVPADWPSARIALANAHGLHARPAKILAQLAKSFEGEIRIRIVDGHDSAVSVKSLSKLLSLGARRGQVLELIAEPVIAADALPALLAAIEEGLGEEVEPLPVVSQQREVLVEVEVAEALIAPKSGSLIQAIAAAPGIAIGPAHIQVLQVIDYPLRGESAAIERDRLKQALADVRRDIEGLIERSKAKAIREIFITHQEMLDDPELTDEVETRLKQGESAEAAWMTVIEAAAKQQEALQDALLAERAADLRDIGRRVLAHLCGVETQAEPEQPYILVMDEVGPSDVARLDPTRVAGILTARGGATAHSAIVARALGIPALVGAGAAVLLLKPGTPLLIDGQRGRLHVDADAATLQRATEERDTRELRLKAAAEQRHQPALTTDGHPVEVFANIGESAGVTSAVEQGAEGIGLLRTELIFMAHSQVPDEATQEVEYRRVLDGLAGRPLVVRTLDVGGDKPLPYWPIAKEENPFLGVRGIRLTLQRPQVMEAQLRALLRAADNRPLRIMFPMVGSVDEWRQARDMTERLRLEIPVADLQLGIMIEVPSAALLAPVLAKEVDFFSVGTNDLTQYTLAIDRGHPTLSAQADGLHPAVLQLIDITVRAAHAHGKWVGVCGELAADPLAVPVLVGLGVDELSVSGRSIAEVKARIRELSLTQTQTLAQQALAMGSANEVRALVEAL; from the coding sequence ATGCTCGAGCTCACCATAGAGCAGATATCCATGGGCCAGTCGGCTGTGGATAAAGCCACCGCCCTGCAATTGCTCGCTGACCGACTCATGACCGATGGCCTGGTGGCTGACGGTTACCTCGCAGGCTTGCAGGCCCGGGAAGCCCAGGGCTCGACCTTTCTCGGCCAAGGTATTGCCATCCCCCACGGCACTCCGGAAACCCGCGATCAGGTATTCGCCACCGGCGTTCGGCTGATGCAGTTCCCAGATGGCGTGGACTGGGGCGATGGCCAGATCGTTTATCTGGCCATCGGTATCGCCGCCAAATCCGATGAACATTTGCGCCTGCTGCAATTGCTGACCCGTGCCCTCGGTGAAACCGACCTGGGCCAGGCCCTGCGCCGCGCCAGTTCCGCCGAAGCCTTGCTGAAGCTGCTGCAAGGCGCACCGCAAGAGCTGGCGCTGGACGCACAGATGATCGGCCTCGGTGTGTCCGCCGATGACTTCGAAGAGCTGGTTTGGCGCGGTGCCCGTTTGCTGCGTCAGGCCGATTGCGTGAGCAACGGTTTTGCCGGCGTCTTGCAGCAGGTCGAAGCGTTGCCGCTGGGCGATGGCCTGTGGTGGCTGCACAGCGAGCAAACAGTGAAGCGTCCGGGCCTGGCGTTCGTTACCCCGGACAAACCCATCCGCTACCTCGGTCAGCCGTTGAGCGGGCTGTTCTGCCTGGCCAGCCTCGGTGAAGCCCATCAGGCGCTGCTCGAACGTCTTTGCGCGTTGCTGATTGAAGGTCGCGGCCATGAATTGGGCCGTGCCACCAGCAGCCGCGCGGTGCTGGAAGTCCTTGGCGGTGAAGTGCCGGCGGACTGGCCGAGCGCACGCATTGCCCTGGCCAACGCCCACGGTTTGCATGCGCGCCCGGCGAAGATCCTCGCGCAACTGGCGAAAAGTTTTGAAGGCGAGATCCGTATACGCATCGTCGATGGCCACGACAGCGCGGTGTCGGTGAAGAGTTTGAGCAAACTGCTCAGCCTTGGCGCCCGTCGCGGTCAGGTGCTGGAGCTCATCGCCGAACCGGTCATCGCCGCCGACGCCTTGCCGGCCTTGCTGGCGGCCATCGAAGAAGGCCTCGGTGAAGAAGTCGAGCCGCTACCGGTGGTGAGCCAGCAACGCGAAGTGCTTGTGGAGGTGGAGGTCGCCGAAGCGCTGATCGCGCCGAAGTCCGGCAGCCTGATTCAGGCGATTGCCGCGGCACCCGGGATCGCCATCGGTCCGGCGCATATTCAAGTGCTGCAAGTCATCGATTACCCGCTGCGCGGTGAGTCCGCCGCCATCGAGCGTGACCGTCTCAAGCAAGCGCTGGCCGATGTGCGTCGTGACATCGAAGGCCTGATCGAACGCAGCAAGGCCAAGGCGATTCGCGAGATTTTCATCACCCATCAGGAAATGCTCGACGATCCGGAATTGACCGACGAAGTCGAAACCCGCCTCAAGCAAGGTGAAAGTGCCGAAGCGGCGTGGATGACGGTGATCGAAGCCGCCGCCAAACAACAGGAAGCGCTGCAGGACGCGTTGCTCGCCGAACGTGCCGCCGACTTGCGCGACATTGGCCGTCGGGTGCTGGCGCATTTGTGTGGCGTCGAAACCCAGGCCGAGCCTGAGCAACCGTACATTCTGGTGATGGATGAAGTCGGCCCGTCCGACGTGGCTCGTCTTGATCCGACCCGCGTCGCCGGCATCCTCACCGCTCGTGGTGGTGCCACCGCCCACAGCGCGATCGTCGCCCGAGCCCTCGGTATTCCGGCATTGGTAGGTGCCGGTGCCGCCGTATTGCTGCTGAAGCCGGGCACGCCGCTGTTGATCGATGGCCAACGCGGCCGCCTGCACGTGGACGCCGATGCCGCGACCCTGCAGCGCGCCACCGAAGAGCGCGACACCCGCGAACTGCGCCTGAAAGCCGCCGCTGAACAACGCCATCAACCGGCGCTGACCACCGACGGCCACCCCGTGGAGGTGTTCGCCAATATCGGTGAAAGCGCCGGCGTCACCAGCGCGGTGGAGCAGGGCGCCGAAGGCATTGGCCTGTTGCGCACCGAACTGATTTTCATGGCTCACTCGCAAGTGCCGGACGAAGCAACCCAGGAAGTCGAATACCGTCGCGTACTCGATGGTCTTGCCGGGCGGCCGCTGGTGGTGCGCACCCTCGACGTCGGTGGCGACAAACCGCTGCCGTACTGGCCGATCGCCAAAGAAGAGAACCCGTTCCTCGGCGTGCGTGGCATTCGCCTGACCCTGCAACGTCCGCAGGTCATGGAAGCGCAATTGCGCGCCTTGCTGCGTGCGGCGGATAACCGTCCCTTGCGGATCATGTTCCCGATGGTCGGCAGCGTCGATGAGTGGCGCCAGGCCCGGGATATGACCGAGCGTCTGCGCCTGGAAATCCCGGTTGCGGACCTGCAACTGGGGATCATGATCGAAGTGCCGTCGGCTGCCTTGCTGGCGCCGGTACTGGCCAAAGAGGTGGACTTCTTCAGCGTCGGCACCAACGACCTGACCCAGTACACCCTGGCCATCGACCGTGGTCATCCGACTTTGTCGGCCCAGGCTGACGGCTTGCATCCGGCGGTGCTGCAACTGATCGACATCACCGTGCGTGCGGCTCATGCTCATGGCAAGTGGGTCGGCGTATGCGGTGAGCTGGCGGCCGATCCGCTGGCGGTGCCGGTGCTGGTGGGTCTGGGTGTGGATGAGTTGAGCGTGTCGGGCCGCAGCATTGCCGAGGTCAAGGCGCGCATTCGTGAACTCAGCCTGACCCAGACTCAAACCCTTGCCCAACAGGCCCTGGCCATGGGCAGCGCGAACGAAGTCCGCGCATTAGTGGAGGCCCTGTAA